From Streptomyces sp. NBC_01551:
GCCGGCAGTGGTGCGGTGGAGGGTGATGGTGGCGGTCGGCGGCAGGGCAGGTGTCCTTGGGTCGGGGTCGTGTCGGCGCGGTGTGGCTGCCAGGCCGGGGAGGGGGCCCGTCGTGGTCACCGGACTCGTCTGGCAGCCGAGGAGTGGGCGCCGAGAGCGGTTACGGGCACGGAGGCAACCTGGGGGGCGTTCACGCGGTGCTGCGGAGGTCGGGAGGCAGCGGCCCGGGCGATGCGAGCCAGCCGTTCGGCCGCGGAGTTCGCTTGGACCGGGGCGTTCGGCGGGGCGGTTTCCGCTGGATCGAGGGAGAGGTCCGCATGCACGGTGAACCCATGTCGACGGAGGTCATGGACGGTCTGTCGGGCGCGGCGCCGCAGGTCGTGATCGGGCTGGGTCAGCCGGAACAGATCCGCACGGCCCGGTACTGGTTCGAACTGCTCGCGCTCCAGGTACCAGGCCGCGAGGTGGGAAGTGATGGCTGTGGTGGGACGGGCGACCACACCGTGCTCGGCGTGCAGCCCGAAATGGAAGTGCGGTTGCATGGGCGGCGTCCTGATGGTCGGGGGAGGTCATCGGCTGCGGGGCGCTCGTCCGGGGAGGGAGGACGCGGCCTTGCCGGCAGCGGGAAGTGCAGGCCGGACCGTGGCCGCAGGGCCGACGGGTCGGGCGGCGCTGGCCTGCCGCAGCAGGGTCGGCGCGTCGGTCCGCCACCGGCGGAGCGTCTCGGCCGTGCCTGGCGGCAGGGCGGCAGGCGAGGACGGCGGCGCCGGCCACATGGAGACCGCCGCGGCCGGGTGAAGCAGCTGGTGGAGCCGGTCCAGGGAGGCGGAGTCCTCGCCACCTGCCGCAGAGCGCACACGGGCGAGGAGTTCAGCGGCGTGGGGGCTGAGGCGGCGCCACTCCACGGACGTCTCATCGAGGTACTGCTGCTCAATGTGTCCGAGTGTGGCCGGGTCCAGGAGGGTGCCGTCGTTGTAGCGGCCGGACTGCTGGATTGCCGTCCATGCCGTATGGAGTTCCTCGAGCCTGCCGTGCGCCGCTTCGACGGCAACCAGCAGCCGTTCGTGGACTGCCTGCTCGTACGCGGGCAGGAACGTGCCGGTGACCAGGCCGGCGGCATGGGCCGCATCCGGCGGCAACACGACCGAGCTGGGGGCGTGTGGGTCGGCGTAGTTGTCGTCGAAGGTGGCGCTGGCGAAGGCGCCGAGTAGGTATTCGTGGGCGCTGCCGGGCCGTTCGGCCAGGAGGAGTTCGGTGCCTGTGCCGTTGGTGAGCTGGGCGGCGTATGGGATGCGGATGTGCTCCACGGAGTCGATGAGTTCGCCCGCGTCCCACAGGAGGGGGACGAGGTCTTCCTGCCACACCGGGTGGGCGTAGATCTCGACCTTCACCGTCCAGGAGCCGGGCAGGCCGTCGGCCAGCGCGGCAGCGTAGTCGCCGAGGTACGGGCGGGCGCCGCCGAAGAGGTGGACGCGGTGTCGGCGCGCGTTCTCTGCGAGAGCGAGCAGGTTGGGTTTTGCCGTGTCTACGTCGTGCAGGGCGTATGTGCAGTCGGGGCGCCGCTCGAATCCGGGTGTGAGCCGCAGGGCGGTGTCGGCCCACCGGTACTGCTCGCCCACGGGGACAGCGACCAGGCCGTCGGCCGGGCTGAGGGCGAGGATGATCTGTGCCAGGCCCCTGGAACGGGGCGCCGTGTGGTCGTTCATGCTCACGCCCGGTTGGTGAGGGCATTGCGCAGGCCGTGGCCGAACGCGTGGGCATGGCGGCGGGCGGCCAGCTCCAGATCCTCGTACTGCTCGCCGCGGGTCATCTGTCCGTCGTGCTTGCGGTACCGGTAGACGGGCAGCGGGAGCAGCACGCCAGGGGCCAGCGCGGTGACGCCGACGGCCGCCATGTAGTCCTCGCCCTGGACGAGTCCGCCCATGCCGCCCGCCGCGCGCACGAGGCGGGTGCGGGCCAGGATGGTCGTCGGCCCGACGGGGAGGGTGTCCTGCGGCCGGGGCCAGTACGTCACCACGTCGCCGGCGGCGTGATAGCCGGGCGGGGCCGGGCATTCCCACAGGCGCCGGGAGCCGTCCGGCAGCCAGTCCTCGCTGTATCCGGCGACCCACCCGAGCTCGTCGGTGAAGGTCTCCAGACGTACGCCCAGGCTCCAGTCGGGGAAGACGTCATCGTCGTCGGCCCAGTTCACGAACTCGGTGCGCACCTCGTTCAGGCCGAGGTTGCGGGCGCAGGCGGCGCCGACCGGGCGAGGCAGGGCGAGGGTCCGGATCCGGGGGTCGGCGGTGATCGGGGCAGGCACGAGGGCGGGGTCGGCGCCGTCGAGGACGAGGACTGCCTCCCAGGGCACGGTCTGCCGGGTGAGGCTGGCGTGCATCTCCTGCAGGTAGGGCAGGCGCTCGGGGCGGAGCTGGGTGGCGATGACGACGGTGATCTGCGGGGCGGACAGAGACTTCTCCGGAGTGCGGTCCATGGGCGGGGCGTTCAGCGGGTGATCCGCGGTCGGGCGGGTGCGGGTGCCGGGGTGACCGGCTTCGTGATCTTCAGTGGGGCGGCGGGGGCCTGGATGGGCGCGGGCCGGTTCGAGTCCCACAGCGAGGGGGTGCCGGAGATCCGGGAGAGGGGGTCAGTGTCCCAGGACACAATGGGACCGC
This genomic window contains:
- a CDS encoding glycosyltransferase family 2 protein; this translates as MDRTPEKSLSAPQITVVIATQLRPERLPYLQEMHASLTRQTVPWEAVLVLDGADPALVPAPITADPRIRTLALPRPVGAACARNLGLNEVRTEFVNWADDDDVFPDWSLGVRLETFTDELGWVAGYSEDWLPDGSRRLWECPAPPGYHAAGDVVTYWPRPQDTLPVGPTTILARTRLVRAAGGMGGLVQGEDYMAAVGVTALAPGVLLPLPVYRYRKHDGQMTRGEQYEDLELAARRHAHAFGHGLRNALTNRA